A DNA window from Prevotella intermedia ATCC 25611 = DSM 20706 contains the following coding sequences:
- a CDS encoding ABC transporter ATP-binding protein, with protein MIKYLQQRFALTEKGAKDLRKGIAFSTLMNLALMLPPTYLFFFLMEHIDAKTSTEPHTLWFYVLVAVLLAVFMFFIALRQYDSTYTTVYNESAQRRIGVAEKLRRLPLAFFGERNLSDLTSTVMEDCTMLEQTFSHAVPQLFASALSVVIIGVGMFSYNWHLALALFWVVPLAVTVLLLSRRQLHKAFVQHYKVKRGVTEQIQEGLECMQEIRSYSGEQAYCRSFDKRLKGYEHELVRGELVAGVFLNLAGMLLKLGMPTVILVGAWLLQQGEVSVFTYLAYLLASAMVYNPIIEVCNYLALLSFLDVRINRMKEIEGMPTQEGSAAVQLENYDIEFRNVSFAYETEKQVLHNVSFTARQGTVTALVGPSGGGKSTTAKLAARFWDIAEGQILVGGNNISKIDPETLLKHYSIVFQDVLLFNASIADNIRIGKRNATDEEVRHVARLAQCDDFISRMPQGYDTVIGENGETLSGGERQRISIARALLKNAPIILLDEATASLDAENETKIQAGISELVRNKTVIIIAHRMRTVRNADHIVVLSGGTVSEQGTPDELLARNGEFARMVRLQQERGNSL; from the coding sequence ATGATAAAATATCTTCAACAACGGTTCGCCCTCACCGAAAAAGGAGCGAAAGACTTGCGGAAAGGCATCGCCTTCTCTACATTGATGAACCTCGCATTGATGCTGCCGCCCACCTATTTGTTCTTCTTCCTCATGGAACACATCGACGCCAAGACCTCCACCGAGCCGCACACGCTGTGGTTCTATGTGCTTGTGGCAGTGCTCTTGGCAGTGTTTATGTTCTTCATAGCCCTCCGACAGTACGACAGCACCTACACCACCGTCTACAACGAGAGTGCGCAACGCCGCATCGGAGTGGCGGAAAAACTGCGCCGACTGCCCCTCGCTTTCTTCGGCGAACGCAACCTTTCCGACCTCACCTCTACCGTGATGGAAGACTGCACGATGCTCGAGCAAACCTTCTCGCACGCTGTTCCCCAGCTGTTTGCGTCGGCTCTGAGCGTCGTCATCATCGGCGTGGGCATGTTCTCCTACAACTGGCACCTGGCTTTAGCCCTCTTTTGGGTTGTTCCGCTCGCCGTAACCGTACTGTTGCTGTCGCGCCGTCAGCTCCACAAAGCCTTCGTTCAGCACTATAAAGTGAAGCGTGGCGTAACCGAACAGATACAGGAAGGGCTGGAATGTATGCAGGAAATAAGGTCGTACAGTGGCGAACAGGCATACTGCCGCAGCTTCGACAAGCGGCTGAAGGGCTACGAACACGAGCTGGTGCGTGGCGAACTCGTGGCAGGAGTCTTCCTCAACCTCGCCGGAATGCTGCTCAAACTCGGCATGCCCACCGTTATATTGGTGGGAGCGTGGCTGTTGCAGCAGGGCGAAGTGTCGGTATTCACCTACTTGGCTTACCTCTTGGCATCGGCAATGGTCTACAATCCCATTATCGAAGTGTGCAACTACCTTGCCCTTCTCTCCTTTCTCGATGTGCGCATCAACCGTATGAAGGAAATAGAAGGTATGCCCACGCAGGAGGGAAGTGCAGCCGTACAACTCGAAAACTACGACATCGAGTTCCGCAACGTAAGTTTTGCCTACGAAACCGAGAAGCAAGTGCTGCACAATGTCTCGTTCACGGCACGCCAAGGCACCGTTACCGCCCTCGTGGGACCGTCGGGTGGGGGCAAAAGTACTACTGCCAAGCTCGCCGCACGCTTTTGGGACATTGCCGAAGGACAAATTCTTGTGGGTGGAAACAACATCTCGAAGATTGACCCCGAAACTCTGCTGAAACATTATTCCATTGTTTTTCAAGACGTATTGCTGTTCAATGCCTCTATTGCCGACAATATCCGAATCGGCAAGCGCAACGCTACCGACGAGGAAGTGCGCCACGTTGCCCGACTGGCGCAGTGCGACGACTTCATCAGTCGAATGCCGCAAGGTTACGATACCGTTATCGGCGAAAACGGCGAAACCCTTTCGGGTGGCGAGCGGCAGCGCATTTCCATTGCCCGCGCCCTGCTGAAGAATGCCCCAATCATACTTCTCGACGAAGCCACCGCAAGCCTTGACGCCGAGAACGAGACGAAAATACAAGCGGGCATCTCCGAACTGGTGCGCAACAAAACCGTCATCATCATCGCCCACCGTATGCGCACCGTCCGCAATGCCGACCACATCGTGGTGCTTAGCGGCGGTACGGTGAGCGAACAGGGCACGCCCGACGAGCTGTTGGCTCGCAACGGCGAGTTCGCCCGCATGGTTCGTCTGCAACAGGAAAGGGGCAACAGCCTGTAA
- a CDS encoding ABC transporter ATP-binding protein, which yields MIRILKRLGRYMGGRKPLLPCSVVLSAVNGLLSLVPFIFLWLVVRTLLTADGNLADTPVWDYAIAAFVVSVANVLLYFAALMLSHLSAFRIETNMRRTAMERLMRVPLGFFDTQNTGRMRKIIDEDSSQTHTFVAHILPDVAGSVVAPIGIIVLLLAVDWQLGIAAMVPIVCAFGIMGYMMNPKNNDFQRMYLDAQEKMSAEAVEYVRGIPVVKVFQQTVFSFKRFHDSIINYRDLVIRYTLLWRTPMSAYTIAINAFAFLLVPTGIILIGHGGETAIIVSDMVLYVLIAPIIAANVMKAMHLSQNLFLANEAVDRLEKLTATPPLPESSKPEKATVFNVSLRNVSFRYEAAERDAVSHIDLDIPQGKTVALVGASGSGKTTIARLIPRFWDVREGSLRIGGVDVRHMDKAMLMRNVSFVFQNTRLFKTSILENIRYGNPDATIEQVNRAVDLSQSREIIKRLPQGLNTVIGAEGTYLSGGEQQRIVLARAILKDAPIVVLDEATAFADPENEHLIRQAFAHLTCGKTVLMIAHRLTTVQDADNIVVVDKGRIAEQGTHQQLMEQATLYYKMWNEYQKSVAWKL from the coding sequence ATGATAAGAATACTGAAACGCTTAGGACGTTACATGGGAGGGCGCAAGCCGTTGCTGCCCTGCTCGGTTGTGCTGTCGGCAGTGAACGGACTGCTGTCGCTCGTACCCTTTATTTTCCTGTGGTTGGTGGTGCGCACGCTGCTCACTGCCGACGGAAACCTTGCCGATACGCCCGTATGGGACTATGCCATTGCGGCGTTCGTGGTGTCGGTGGCGAATGTTTTGCTCTATTTCGCCGCCCTCATGCTCTCGCATCTTTCCGCTTTCCGCATCGAAACCAATATGCGGCGCACTGCCATGGAACGGCTGATGCGGGTTCCGTTGGGCTTTTTCGACACGCAGAACACGGGGCGCATGCGCAAGATAATAGACGAAGATTCGAGCCAGACCCACACTTTCGTGGCACACATACTGCCCGATGTGGCAGGCAGCGTGGTGGCTCCGATAGGCATTATAGTGCTTCTGCTTGCCGTAGACTGGCAGTTGGGCATTGCCGCAATGGTACCGATAGTGTGCGCCTTCGGCATCATGGGCTACATGATGAACCCTAAGAACAACGATTTCCAGCGTATGTACCTCGACGCACAGGAGAAAATGAGTGCCGAAGCCGTGGAATACGTGCGCGGAATACCCGTCGTGAAGGTCTTCCAACAGACGGTGTTCTCGTTCAAACGCTTTCACGACAGCATCATCAACTACCGCGACCTCGTCATCAGGTACACCCTTCTGTGGCGCACGCCCATGTCTGCCTACACCATAGCCATCAATGCTTTCGCCTTTCTGCTTGTGCCTACGGGCATCATACTGATAGGGCACGGCGGCGAAACTGCCATCATCGTTTCCGATATGGTGCTGTATGTGCTCATCGCACCCATCATTGCAGCCAACGTAATGAAAGCCATGCACCTCAGTCAGAACCTCTTTCTGGCAAACGAAGCAGTAGACCGATTGGAGAAACTCACCGCCACGCCACCGCTTCCAGAGAGTTCCAAGCCCGAGAAAGCGACAGTCTTCAACGTCAGTCTGCGCAATGTGTCGTTCCGATACGAAGCGGCGGAGCGCGATGCCGTAAGCCACATCGACCTCGACATACCGCAAGGCAAGACCGTTGCGTTGGTTGGAGCGTCTGGAAGCGGCAAGACAACCATCGCAAGGCTCATTCCACGCTTCTGGGACGTGCGCGAAGGCAGTTTGAGAATAGGCGGTGTGGACGTTCGGCACATGGATAAGGCAATGCTGATGCGCAACGTGTCGTTCGTGTTTCAGAATACCCGACTGTTCAAGACCTCCATTTTGGAGAACATACGCTACGGCAATCCCGATGCAACCATCGAGCAGGTGAACCGTGCCGTAGACCTCTCGCAGAGTCGGGAAATCATCAAGCGGCTGCCACAGGGACTGAACACCGTGATAGGAGCGGAGGGAACATACCTCTCTGGCGGCGAACAACAGCGCATAGTGCTTGCCCGTGCCATTCTGAAAGATGCGCCCATCGTGGTGCTCGACGAGGCTACTGCCTTTGCCGACCCCGAAAACGAGCACCTTATCAGGCAGGCATTTGCCCACCTGACTTGCGGAAAAACCGTGCTCATGATAGCCCACCGACTGACCACCGTGCAAGATGCCGACAACATTGTCGTGGTGGACAAGGGCAGAATAGCCGAACAGGGCACGCACCAACAGCTCATGGAGCAAGCCACATTATATTATAAGATGTGGAACGAATACCAAAAGTCGGTGGCATGGAAACTATAA
- a CDS encoding TetR/AcrR family transcriptional regulator, which produces MQKLKDDIRQRIVAVAREEFIAHGARSTSIRTVARRAGIAAGNVYNYFRSKDELFCEVLRPLLNELNRYILSHNEERHLCIEVFDALDFQNEYIGAMKRMVRLYRPELRLLLFNAEGTSLAGYKERIAEHQLKAGTEYLRLMKARYPHINIDISPFFLHIASSMWVNIFCELVEHEEYDESEVNRALEQYAAYSMAGWRELMKP; this is translated from the coding sequence ATGCAGAAACTGAAAGACGACATTCGGCAGCGTATCGTTGCCGTGGCGCGCGAGGAATTCATCGCTCACGGCGCACGCAGCACGTCTATCCGCACGGTGGCGCGGCGTGCAGGCATTGCTGCTGGCAACGTGTACAACTACTTCCGCAGCAAGGACGAGCTGTTCTGTGAGGTGCTGCGGCCACTGCTCAACGAGCTGAACCGCTACATTCTGTCGCACAACGAGGAGCGGCACCTCTGCATCGAGGTGTTCGACGCACTCGATTTCCAGAACGAATACATCGGCGCAATGAAGCGAATGGTGAGGCTTTACCGCCCCGAGCTGCGCCTGTTGCTGTTCAATGCCGAAGGCACATCGCTTGCGGGGTACAAGGAGAGAATAGCTGAACACCAACTGAAAGCAGGCACTGAATACCTGCGACTGATGAAAGCGCGCTATCCGCACATCAACATCGACATATCGCCCTTCTTCCTGCACATTGCGAGTTCTATGTGGGTGAACATCTTCTGCGAGCTTGTGGAGCACGAGGAGTACGACGAAAGCGAGGTGAACCGTGCGCTCGAGCAGTATGCCGCTTACAGTATGGCAGGGTGGAGAGAGCTGATGAAACCGTAG
- a CDS encoding helix-turn-helix domain-containing protein, which translates to MMETARDLNMETDEMQLVILALRGVGKRIVEVAQTHKPLFAGELFLTGKEVCERLYISPRTLQDYRDKRIIPYTQFAGKILYKASDLERMLEENYK; encoded by the coding sequence ATAATGGAAACAGCAAGAGACTTGAACATGGAGACGGACGAGATGCAGCTGGTCATCTTGGCATTGAGAGGTGTAGGCAAACGGATTGTGGAAGTGGCGCAGACGCACAAGCCACTCTTTGCAGGCGAACTTTTCCTCACAGGCAAGGAAGTGTGCGAACGGCTGTATATCAGTCCCCGTACCTTGCAGGACTATCGGGACAAAAGGATTATTCCCTACACGCAGTTTGCAGGAAAAATACTCTACAAGGCTTCGGACTTGGAGAGAATGTTGGAGGAGAATTACAAGTGA
- a CDS encoding helix-turn-helix domain-containing protein, with the protein MNYYIITETNLTKLRDEILSLAECCHKAFGEKSKHTDWLHNGDVCRLLNISKRTLQHYRDTGVLPFTQIGHKCYYKREDVEALLLTKSNKPKNRQI; encoded by the coding sequence ATGAACTATTACATCATTACAGAAACCAATTTGACAAAGCTCCGGGATGAAATCTTGAGCCTTGCAGAATGCTGCCACAAGGCATTCGGAGAGAAAAGCAAGCACACGGACTGGCTGCACAACGGAGATGTTTGCCGGCTGCTGAATATCAGCAAGCGCACCTTGCAGCATTATCGTGATACGGGTGTGCTGCCGTTTACGCAAATCGGACACAAGTGCTATTACAAGCGTGAGGATGTGGAAGCATTGCTTCTTACGAAGTCTAACAAACCTAAAAACAGACAGATATAA
- a CDS encoding IS982 family transposase yields MTDTNLIEIFCIFDDFCKYFTPELKKHTLQVPGKRHRNRVSRMSDSEIMTILVLFHTHRFRDLKSFYLGYICQHMRGDFPHRISYNRFVERQAQVALHLLLFLQTCALGKCSGISIIDSTPLASCHIKRERQHRTMRGWAAKGKCTMGWFYGFKLHLVINDKGEIIQWKLTPGNVDDREPLKDKRFTERLFGKLFADRGYISQNLFEMLFVDNIHLVTKIKKNMKNSLMSLYDKLLLRKRSVIETVNDELKNVCQIEHTRHRSFDNFATNLIAGLIAYNLLPKKPEMNIEIIDKSRIIA; encoded by the coding sequence ATGACTGATACAAATTTAATAGAAATATTCTGTATATTCGACGATTTTTGCAAGTATTTTACTCCAGAGTTGAAAAAACATACGCTTCAGGTACCCGGCAAGCGGCACCGTAACCGTGTTTCCCGTATGTCAGACAGTGAAATCATGACCATTCTGGTCCTGTTCCACACTCACCGCTTCCGAGACCTCAAGTCCTTCTACTTAGGCTATATCTGCCAGCATATGCGTGGAGACTTCCCACATCGGATTTCCTACAACCGCTTCGTCGAGCGACAAGCACAGGTCGCACTGCACCTGTTGCTGTTTCTCCAGACATGTGCACTGGGCAAGTGTTCAGGCATATCCATCATTGATTCCACACCACTGGCTTCCTGCCACATCAAGCGTGAGCGGCAGCACAGGACCATGAGGGGCTGGGCGGCAAAGGGAAAGTGCACCATGGGCTGGTTCTACGGCTTCAAGCTACATCTTGTCATCAATGACAAGGGAGAGATTATCCAGTGGAAGCTCACGCCAGGAAACGTAGATGACAGGGAGCCACTGAAGGACAAACGCTTCACCGAGAGGTTGTTTGGGAAACTCTTCGCAGACAGGGGGTATATCAGTCAGAACCTCTTTGAGATGCTCTTTGTGGACAATATACATTTAGTGACAAAGATAAAGAAGAACATGAAGAACTCCCTGATGAGCCTGTATGATAAGTTGTTGCTCAGAAAGCGTTCTGTGATAGAGACGGTGAACGATGAACTGAAGAATGTATGTCAGATAGAACACACCAGACATCGCTCTTTTGATAACTTTGCAACAAATCTGATAGCAGGACTCATTGCATACAATCTGTTGCCAAAGAAGCCAGAAATGAACATAGAAATAATTGATAAAAGCAGAATAATTGCATAG
- a CDS encoding DUF3408 domain-containing protein, protein MKKERRNMEEIDRFIGKTFGMSQAENSSEQSVSEFREKGMKTIQEQKQQETEHAIEHATPSEPVLHTEHATIQRRISAKMRKETLDAYKQAFLVPTKLSERKAVYLSRETQERADFIVRRLGDKGANVSSFIENLVRIHLEEYGEEIEKWRKL, encoded by the coding sequence ATGAAAAAGGAAAGAAGAAATATGGAAGAAATAGATCGTTTCATAGGAAAAACTTTTGGTATGAGCCAAGCTGAAAATTCAAGTGAACAATCTGTCTCTGAATTCCGGGAAAAGGGAATGAAAACTATTCAAGAGCAAAAACAACAAGAAACAGAACATGCCATAGAGCATGCCACGCCATCCGAGCCTGTACTGCATACAGAGCATGCAACTATTCAACGACGCATCAGTGCCAAGATGAGAAAAGAGACACTTGACGCATACAAGCAAGCGTTCCTTGTTCCAACAAAGCTGAGCGAGAGAAAGGCGGTCTATCTGAGCAGGGAAACACAGGAACGTGCGGACTTCATTGTCCGTAGATTGGGAGATAAAGGAGCCAATGTCTCGAGCTTCATCGAAAACCTTGTGCGTATCCATTTGGAGGAATACGGTGAGGAAATAGAAAAATGGAGGAAGCTGTAA
- a CDS encoding plasmid mobilization protein: MSRYKGKAARWQQQNKEEQQMNKTEFIKVRCTLEEKQRIKSRTEITGRKFSDYCREILLNGEVTAVPKMTDNEREAIAILQHTGRFYGQVSNLIKVKDEDWLHITKNLSLCAKEAFKRFYDPHFRVDDEVYKVLNLTRDDRKM, translated from the coding sequence ATGAGCAGATACAAGGGAAAAGCTGCCCGATGGCAGCAACAGAATAAGGAAGAGCAGCAGATGAACAAGACGGAGTTCATCAAGGTAAGATGCACCTTAGAGGAAAAGCAGCGTATCAAATCAAGGACGGAAATCACGGGGCGGAAGTTCTCCGACTACTGCCGTGAGATACTCCTTAACGGAGAAGTTACAGCCGTTCCAAAAATGACCGACAATGAGAGGGAAGCCATTGCCATACTCCAGCATACAGGAAGGTTCTACGGGCAGGTTTCCAACCTCATCAAGGTCAAGGACGAGGATTGGCTACATATCACAAAGAACCTTTCCCTATGTGCAAAGGAAGCATTTAAGCGATTTTACGACCCTCATTTTCGTGTGGACGATGAGGTATATAAGGTCTTAAATCTGACAAGAGATGATAGGAAAATGTAA
- a CDS encoding dipeptidase → MKKLLLAVLAVCSFGAAKACTNFIATKGATTDGSVFVTYSADDYGLFTNLCHYAAGKHAKGTKREIIDYDSGESHGFIDEAAETYNVIGNINEYQLSIGETTYGGREEMIDKTGIIDYGSLMYLGLQRAKTAREAIKVMTELVEKYGYQSSGESFTIADPNEVWILEMMGCGGDKKQKVVWVAVRIPDGMISGHANQARIGQFSTYNTDVMTSKNCIKFAREKGWFTGNDKDFNWKMVYAAPDFGGRRYCDARVWSFFNHFKDMSRYLPWALGKDKNAEDMPLWIQPDRKLTLADVQMSMRDHYEGTPLSTLNDCGQGNWDMPYRPTPLVFEYNGKKYFTERPASTQQSAFSYVCQLRSWLPREIGGIIWFANDDANMAAYVPIYCSNVERAECFNTPGADAVTFSDKNAFWVCNWVANMVYPRYSQMFPALKAVRDRLEKGYEADRKQIEERAQELYLTDKAAAVKFLNDYSVAKSNEMIAEWKQLATYLIVKFNDMAVKPEKDGKFERTESGFAARPARPGMSQAARKALVEQTGDKFEVPAE, encoded by the coding sequence ATGAAGAAACTACTTTTAGCCGTGCTCGCCGTATGCTCTTTCGGAGCAGCAAAGGCTTGCACAAACTTCATTGCAACAAAGGGAGCGACTACCGACGGTTCGGTTTTCGTAACTTACAGTGCCGACGATTACGGCTTGTTCACTAACCTCTGCCACTACGCTGCAGGCAAGCACGCAAAGGGCACGAAGCGCGAAATCATCGACTACGACTCTGGCGAAAGCCACGGATTCATCGACGAAGCTGCCGAAACCTACAACGTTATCGGCAACATCAACGAGTATCAGCTCAGCATTGGCGAGACAACCTACGGCGGACGCGAGGAGATGATAGACAAAACAGGTATCATCGACTACGGTTCGCTGATGTATCTCGGCTTGCAACGTGCAAAGACAGCACGCGAAGCCATCAAGGTAATGACCGAATTGGTAGAGAAATACGGCTACCAGTCGAGCGGAGAGAGCTTCACCATTGCCGACCCTAACGAAGTTTGGATTCTCGAAATGATGGGTTGCGGTGGCGACAAGAAGCAGAAAGTGGTGTGGGTAGCTGTGCGCATACCTGACGGAATGATTTCAGGACACGCCAACCAAGCACGCATCGGCCAGTTCTCTACATACAACACCGACGTTATGACATCGAAGAACTGCATCAAGTTCGCTCGCGAAAAGGGCTGGTTCACAGGCAACGACAAGGACTTCAACTGGAAAATGGTTTACGCAGCACCCGATTTCGGCGGCCGTCGCTACTGCGATGCACGCGTGTGGAGCTTCTTCAACCACTTCAAGGATATGTCTCGCTACTTGCCTTGGGCACTCGGTAAGGACAAGAACGCCGAAGATATGCCTCTCTGGATTCAGCCAGACCGCAAGCTAACCCTCGCTGACGTGCAGATGAGCATGCGCGACCACTACGAAGGCACACCGCTGAGCACACTCAACGACTGCGGTCAGGGCAACTGGGATATGCCTTATCGCCCCACTCCACTGGTATTCGAATACAACGGAAAGAAGTATTTCACCGAGCGTCCAGCCTCTACACAGCAGAGCGCATTCTCTTATGTATGCCAGTTGCGTTCGTGGTTGCCACGCGAAATCGGCGGTATCATCTGGTTTGCCAACGACGACGCCAATATGGCAGCCTACGTTCCAATCTATTGCAGCAACGTAGAACGTGCCGAATGTTTCAACACACCAGGTGCCGACGCCGTTACTTTCTCTGACAAGAACGCATTCTGGGTATGCAACTGGGTGGCAAATATGGTTTACCCACGCTACTCTCAGATGTTCCCAGCACTCAAAGCTGTGCGCGACCGCTTGGAAAAAGGCTACGAAGCCGACCGCAAGCAGATTGAGGAAAGAGCACAGGAGCTTTACCTTACCGACAAGGCAGCAGCCGTTAAGTTCCTCAACGACTACTCGGTAGCAAAGAGCAACGAAATGATTGCCGAATGGAAGCAGCTCGCAACCTACCTCATCGTGAAGTTCAACGATATGGCTGTGAAGCCCGAAAAGGACGGTAAGTTCGAACGCACCGAGTCTGGCTTTGCCGCTCGCCCCGCTCGTCCAGGTATGAGCCAAGCTGCCCGCAAGGCACTCGTAGAGCAGACAGGCGACAAGTTTGAAGTTCCTGCAGAATAA
- a CDS encoding M23 family metallopeptidase, whose translation MQLIISLLLTALSFGSPVHIPVQLAGNFGEPRPNHFHGGIDVKTERGVNFGIYSIADGYISRAIVGEYGFGYALVIAHPNGYSSFYVHLNRFAPQVQAAVERWQYAHRKFNGDIHFRPGEIPVRKGQFIALSGNTGASQGPHLHLEMHQTATGNLMDPLNWLSHIVPDTEAPTAYSFKSYPQRGQGVFQNTQESRICSFGQTRYQAWGKVGFGAWAYDHMDGVYNSYGVRYTELYCDGKLVCKSDVNNIPQKCNRMINVWGDYEYFVSHRTWYLKSFLEPGNRLPFIKTNHARGIIDFNQQREYHLQYVFRDYYGNKTVKDIYVVGTPQAIQPAQSIGNGSTALLTNRTNRVPFGAALLHVDGSLLARNSLLQPQQSNIAGAFSAGYHFAPSLLPLLGYTDLNIKIATPPSDPSKLYMAAVAAGSGAGTPPMYCGGTYKGGWLKGNIRDLGLVYYAACDNTLPTIQQTSASPTFLAFRLSDTGSGVKGYEAYIDGKFVLFEQGKDRSIIFCDLSKTPIRPTKAQRTLQITATDRRQNVATYTTKLIY comes from the coding sequence ATGCAGCTTATCATAAGTTTACTGCTCACAGCACTCTCATTCGGCTCGCCAGTGCACATACCCGTACAGCTCGCGGGCAACTTCGGCGAACCCCGACCCAACCATTTCCACGGCGGTATCGACGTGAAAACCGAGCGTGGCGTAAACTTTGGCATCTATTCCATTGCCGATGGCTACATCTCGCGTGCCATTGTGGGCGAATACGGCTTCGGTTACGCACTCGTAATAGCCCACCCCAACGGCTATTCCAGCTTCTACGTGCATCTCAACCGCTTTGCTCCGCAGGTGCAGGCAGCCGTGGAACGCTGGCAATATGCGCACCGTAAGTTCAACGGCGACATACATTTCCGACCTGGTGAAATACCTGTAAGAAAGGGACAGTTCATTGCGCTCAGCGGAAATACGGGGGCTTCGCAAGGTCCGCACCTACATTTGGAAATGCACCAGACGGCAACGGGCAACCTGATGGACCCGCTGAACTGGCTCTCGCACATCGTTCCCGACACCGAGGCACCCACCGCCTACTCGTTCAAGAGCTATCCGCAGCGTGGGCAGGGCGTCTTCCAGAACACGCAGGAAAGCCGCATCTGCTCGTTCGGACAAACCCGCTACCAAGCGTGGGGTAAGGTTGGCTTCGGCGCATGGGCTTACGACCACATGGACGGCGTGTACAACAGCTACGGCGTGCGCTACACCGAGCTTTACTGCGACGGCAAGTTAGTCTGCAAAAGCGATGTGAACAACATACCCCAAAAGTGCAACCGAATGATAAACGTGTGGGGCGACTACGAGTATTTTGTGAGTCATCGGACGTGGTATCTGAAGTCTTTCCTTGAACCAGGCAACCGCCTACCGTTCATTAAAACCAACCACGCACGTGGCATTATCGACTTCAACCAACAGCGTGAATACCACCTGCAATACGTCTTCCGCGACTACTACGGCAACAAAACCGTAAAAGACATATACGTTGTGGGCACTCCGCAAGCCATTCAGCCTGCACAGTCCATAGGCAACGGCAGCACGGCTTTGCTCACCAACCGCACCAACCGCGTGCCCTTCGGTGCAGCCTTGCTCCACGTCGATGGCTCGCTCTTGGCACGCAACAGCCTCTTGCAGCCTCAACAAAGCAACATAGCAGGTGCCTTTTCGGCAGGTTATCACTTTGCACCGTCGCTCTTGCCCTTGCTCGGCTACACCGATTTGAACATCAAGATAGCCACACCGCCCTCCGACCCATCGAAGTTGTATATGGCAGCAGTGGCAGCAGGCAGTGGCGCAGGCACACCTCCGATGTACTGCGGAGGCACCTACAAGGGCGGTTGGCTGAAGGGAAACATTCGCGACCTGGGCTTGGTGTACTATGCAGCTTGCGACAACACGCTGCCCACAATACAGCAAACCTCGGCAAGTCCGACGTTTCTCGCCTTCCGACTGTCCGATACGGGTAGCGGAGTAAAGGGCTACGAAGCCTACATCGACGGCAAATTCGTGCTGTTCGAGCAAGGAAAAGACCGTTCCATCATCTTCTGCGACCTGAGCAAGACACCCATTCGCCCCACAAAGGCACAGCGCACACTGCAGATTACAGCCACCGACCGCCGACAGAACGTGGCAACCTACACGACAAAACTGATATATTAA